The Winogradskyella schleiferi genome has a window encoding:
- a CDS encoding 5-(carboxyamino)imidazole ribonucleotide synthase: MNYFSSNFKLGILGGGQLGKMMLYDTRKFDIYTCVLDPNKDAPSRLACDEFTVGDLMDYDTVINFGKDVDILTFEIENVNVDALEALEKKGVKVFPTSKTLRTIQNKATQKLFYRDHNIPTAEFSRFAYSSEIDEAVDHGGLSYPFVWKSARFGYDGTGVKVVRKAEDLADLPNVECITEKLIPFKNELAVIVARNEKGDIKTYPVVEMEFHPEANQVEYVICPARIPNDIAKKAKFVALKVADAFKHVGLLAVEMFQTETDEILVNEVAPRPHNSGHYSIEASYTSQFEQQLRCILGLPLGNTESKVAGVMVNLVGAEGHSGNVVYKNIEHILAMEGVTPHIYGKKQTRPFRKMGHVTIVNKDVAVAREIAEKVKGSIEVISE; the protein is encoded by the coding sequence TTTAGATCCCAATAAAGATGCACCATCACGATTGGCTTGCGATGAATTTACCGTTGGCGATTTAATGGATTATGACACCGTTATCAACTTCGGAAAAGATGTTGATATCTTGACTTTTGAAATTGAAAACGTCAATGTCGATGCCTTGGAAGCGCTTGAAAAAAAAGGCGTAAAGGTATTTCCGACTTCTAAAACCTTACGAACGATTCAAAATAAAGCGACCCAAAAATTATTTTATCGCGATCATAATATTCCGACAGCGGAATTTTCAAGATTTGCGTATTCTTCGGAAATAGATGAAGCTGTTGACCATGGTGGATTGAGTTATCCTTTTGTATGGAAAAGCGCACGGTTTGGTTATGATGGCACAGGTGTGAAAGTCGTAAGAAAAGCAGAAGATTTAGCCGATTTACCAAATGTGGAATGCATAACCGAAAAATTGATTCCGTTTAAAAATGAATTGGCGGTCATCGTTGCCCGAAATGAAAAAGGCGATATAAAAACGTATCCTGTTGTTGAGATGGAATTTCATCCTGAAGCCAACCAAGTTGAATATGTGATTTGTCCTGCTAGAATCCCTAATGACATTGCCAAAAAAGCGAAATTTGTTGCTTTGAAAGTAGCAGATGCTTTTAAACATGTGGGTTTATTGGCTGTTGAAATGTTCCAGACTGAAACTGACGAGATTTTAGTAAATGAAGTAGCTCCAAGACCTCATAATTCTGGTCATTATAGTATTGAAGCCAGTTACACCTCACAATTTGAACAGCAATTAAGATGTATTCTGGGTTTACCATTAGGCAATACCGAGAGCAAAGTTGCTGGCGTAATGGTTAATCTTGTTGGTGCCGAAGGTCATTCAGGAAATGTGGTTTATAAAAATATCGAACACATATTGGCTATGGAAGGTGTAACGCCGCATATCTATGGTAAAAAACAAACGAGACCATTTCGGAAAATGGGACATGTTACTATTGTAAATAAAGATGTTGCTGTAGCTAGAGAAATTGCTGAAAAAGTGAAAGGTAGTATTGAGGTAATTAGTGAATAG
- a CDS encoding Fic family protein, with amino-acid sequence MEEKAANLLYLVVKNHSFTDGNKCIAAWLFVCYLNENNYLYTVNGIKKIGNDTLVALTLMNAESNPKEKELLINVIINLINTDNE; translated from the coding sequence ATCGAGGAAAAAGCAGCTAATCTTCTCTATTTAGTAGTTAAAAATCATTCTTTTACAGATGGCAATAAATGTATTGCTGCTTGGTTATTTGTTTGTTACCTTAATGAAAACAATTATCTATATACTGTTAACGGAATCAAAAAAATTGGCAATGATACATTAGTTGCCTTAACTTTGATGAATGCAGAAAGTAATCCGAAGGAAAAAGAACTGCTAATCAATGTGATTATAAATTTAATTAACACCGATAATGAGTAA
- the purE gene encoding 5-(carboxyamino)imidazole ribonucleotide mutase translates to MSKVAIIMGSKSDMPVMQDAIDILQGFDIEIEVDIVSAHRTPEKLFDFSKNAHKRGIKVIIAGAGGAAHLPGMVASLSPLPIIGVPVKSSNSIDGWDSVLSILQMPGGVPVATVALNGAKNAGILAAQILGSSDKCVLDKIMVYKEGLKAKVIDSAKDL, encoded by the coding sequence ATGAGTAAAGTAGCCATAATAATGGGAAGCAAAAGCGACATGCCAGTAATGCAAGACGCTATAGATATATTGCAAGGCTTTGATATTGAAATCGAGGTTGATATCGTTTCCGCACACCGAACGCCCGAAAAATTATTCGATTTCAGTAAAAATGCGCACAAGAGAGGCATTAAAGTTATTATTGCTGGTGCTGGAGGCGCTGCACATTTACCAGGAATGGTAGCATCATTATCGCCATTGCCTATTATTGGAGTGCCTGTAAAAAGCAGTAACTCCATTGACGGTTGGGACTCTGTACTGTCTATTTTACAAATGCCTGGAGGCGTTCCAGTTGCTACCGTTGCCCTTAATGGTGCTAAAAATGCAGGGATTTTAGCCGCCCAAATTTTAGGCAGTTCCGATAAATGTGTTTTGGATAAAATTATGGTTTATAAAGAAGGCTTAAAAGCAAAGGTTATAGATTCTGCAAAAGACCTATAA
- a CDS encoding M3 family metallopeptidase → MTILNKPFNTPYNTAPFSNIKTEDFMPAIKAAIEKAKAEIEAITTNNEPPTFENTIEALDYSGEELDRVSSIFFNLNSAETNDEIQKIAQEVSPILSEFSNDITLNEDLFRRVKAVYDSKSNLELTTEQETLLDKKYKGFSRNGANLSDDKKEKLRAIDKELSQLKLKFGEHVLAETNKYEMHLTDEADVSGLPDGAKEAAKQLAESKDKDGWLITLDYPSYIPFMTYADNRELREELSKAAGSKGFHNDELDNQDIVLKIANLRFERAQLLGYKTHAHFVLEERMAETPEKVKSFLNELLEKAKPAADEEFKKLADFAKDLDGIDELQKWDSGYYSEKLKQKLFDLDDEKLKPYFKLENVINGAFTIANKLFGLQFEQIDSIDKYHEDVLTYKVIDADGELVSIFYADFFPRAGKRNGAWMTSYKPQMIKNGNNERPHVSIVCNFTKPTKSKPSLLTFNEVTTLFHEFGHALHGMLANTTYPSLSGTSVYWDFVELPSQVLENWCYEEESLKLFATHYETGEVIPMELIEKIKASSTFHEGMQTLRQLSFGLLDMSWHGIDPSKIEDVKAHEAQAFGDTKLFPEVPENCMSTSFAHIFQGGYSSGYYSYKWAEVLDADAFEYFKEEGIFNKMVADKFKTFVLSQGGTENPMTLYKYFRGQEPKPEALLRRAGLLK, encoded by the coding sequence ATGACAATTCTCAATAAACCATTCAATACACCATATAATACCGCACCTTTTTCAAATATAAAAACTGAAGATTTTATGCCTGCGATTAAAGCGGCCATTGAAAAAGCAAAAGCCGAAATTGAGGCCATTACAACAAATAACGAACCACCAACTTTTGAAAATACCATTGAAGCCTTGGATTATTCTGGCGAAGAATTAGACCGTGTTTCGAGTATTTTCTTCAATTTGAATTCTGCCGAAACCAACGATGAAATTCAGAAAATCGCCCAAGAAGTTTCACCAATACTTTCAGAATTCAGTAATGACATTACGTTGAATGAAGATTTATTTAGGCGTGTAAAAGCAGTTTATGATTCCAAATCAAATTTAGAGTTAACCACAGAACAAGAAACCCTTCTTGATAAAAAATATAAAGGCTTTTCTAGAAATGGTGCCAATCTTTCAGATGATAAAAAAGAAAAATTACGTGCTATTGACAAAGAATTAAGTCAATTAAAATTAAAATTTGGAGAACATGTTTTGGCCGAGACCAATAAATATGAAATGCACCTAACCGACGAAGCTGATGTGTCTGGTTTACCTGATGGTGCTAAAGAAGCCGCCAAACAACTAGCGGAAAGTAAAGATAAAGACGGTTGGTTGATTACTTTAGATTACCCGAGCTATATTCCATTTATGACCTATGCCGATAATCGTGAATTACGCGAAGAACTATCAAAGGCAGCAGGAAGTAAAGGGTTTCATAATGATGAATTGGACAATCAGGATATTGTGCTGAAAATTGCGAATTTGAGATTTGAACGTGCTCAGCTGTTAGGTTATAAAACGCATGCACATTTTGTTTTAGAAGAACGCATGGCAGAAACTCCAGAAAAAGTAAAGTCATTTTTAAACGAATTATTGGAAAAAGCAAAACCAGCCGCTGATGAAGAGTTTAAAAAACTAGCAGATTTTGCCAAAGATTTAGATGGCATTGATGAATTACAAAAATGGGATTCCGGTTATTATTCAGAAAAGTTAAAACAAAAGTTATTCGATTTGGATGATGAAAAATTGAAGCCTTATTTTAAACTGGAAAATGTCATTAATGGTGCCTTTACAATCGCCAATAAATTATTTGGGTTACAGTTTGAACAAATAGATTCCATAGATAAATATCATGAAGACGTTCTCACCTATAAAGTCATTGATGCTGACGGAGAGTTGGTTTCCATCTTTTATGCCGATTTCTTCCCAAGGGCTGGAAAACGAAATGGTGCTTGGATGACCTCTTATAAACCTCAAATGATAAAGAATGGGAATAACGAAAGACCGCATGTGTCGATAGTTTGCAACTTTACAAAACCCACAAAAAGTAAACCTTCGTTATTAACATTTAATGAAGTGACAACGCTGTTTCACGAATTTGGTCATGCTCTTCATGGTATGTTGGCCAACACCACGTATCCTAGTTTATCTGGTACAAGTGTGTATTGGGATTTTGTGGAATTACCAAGTCAGGTGTTAGAAAATTGGTGCTACGAAGAGGAGTCTTTAAAATTATTTGCTACGCATTATGAAACAGGCGAAGTCATCCCAATGGAACTTATTGAAAAAATAAAAGCCTCATCGACATTTCACGAAGGTATGCAAACGCTTCGTCAGTTGAGTTTTGGTTTGTTGGATATGAGCTGGCATGGTATTGACCCTTCAAAAATCGAGGATGTAAAAGCGCATGAAGCCCAAGCTTTTGGAGATACCAAATTGTTCCCTGAAGTGCCAGAGAATTGCATGAGCACATCGTTTGCACATATATTTCAAGGTGGTTATTCTTCGGGTTATTATAGTTATAAGTGGGCTGAAGTTTTGGATGCGGATGCCTTTGAATATTTTAAGGAGGAAGGCATTTTTAATAAAATGGTTGCGGATAAATTTAAGACTTTCGTTTTATCTCAAGGTGGCACCGAAAACCCAATGACGCTGTATAAATATTTTAGAGGCCAAGAGCCAAAACCCGAAGCTTTATTGCGACGTGCTGGGTTATTGAAATAA
- a CDS encoding T9SS type A sorting domain-containing protein: MATINPATRTYLEEPSLNTVTIPSGIEVHDWYFLITVEDQSRQSADLKGSDYGFGLATLSVTNYNETENIILTNRTITFINQGNYHVAVYDILGKQITNTTFNVTGTLTHDFQLQNSGIYLVKINDGLHTRTVKMLKY, from the coding sequence GTGGCTACAATTAATCCTGCAACCAGAACATATCTAGAAGAACCTTCATTGAATACGGTTACTATACCAAGCGGAATAGAAGTACACGATTGGTATTTTTTAATTACAGTAGAAGATCAGTCTAGACAATCTGCAGACTTAAAAGGAAGCGATTATGGATTTGGTTTAGCGACACTTTCTGTTACTAATTATAACGAGACCGAAAATATTATATTAACTAATAGAACAATAACCTTTATAAATCAAGGAAATTATCATGTAGCAGTTTATGATATTTTAGGAAAACAGATTACAAATACAACATTTAATGTTACGGGAACTTTAACTCACGATTTCCAACTGCAAAATAGTGGTATTTATCTTGTGAAAATCAATGATGGATTACATACACGGACTGTTAAAATGTTGAAGTATTGA
- a CDS encoding GbsR/MarR family transcriptional regulator produces the protein MDYQEAKDKFISTWGSLGSLWGINKAMAQIQALLFISIKPLSMEDIMEDLKISRGNTSMNLRQLMDWGIVTKVLISGERKEFFTTEKDVQELARIIAKERSRREIKPVIKVLEDVSSINDDGTEKSKELIKQTKALHSLTQDLDVLMNKMVNQKQNWLTKSVLKLMK, from the coding sequence ATGGATTATCAAGAAGCAAAAGATAAGTTTATTAGTACTTGGGGAAGTTTGGGTTCACTTTGGGGAATAAACAAGGCCATGGCACAAATACAAGCTTTACTTTTCATATCCATCAAACCCTTGTCTATGGAAGATATCATGGAAGACCTTAAAATCTCTCGTGGTAATACCAGCATGAATTTGAGACAGCTCATGGATTGGGGAATTGTGACCAAAGTTTTAATTTCAGGTGAGCGTAAAGAGTTTTTTACCACGGAAAAAGATGTGCAAGAATTAGCTCGTATTATTGCCAAAGAACGCAGCAGAAGAGAAATAAAACCTGTTATTAAAGTTTTGGAAGACGTTTCTTCCATTAATGACGATGGCACAGAAAAATCTAAGGAACTCATTAAACAGACCAAAGCATTACATAGCTTAACACAAGATTTAGATGTATTAATGAATAAAATGGTGAATCAAAAACAAAACTGGTTGACTAAGTCTGTTTTAAAACTGATGAAGTAG
- a CDS encoding DCC1-like thiol-disulfide oxidoreductase family protein, which produces MKTLQNQTLLYDKDCPLCNVYTSGFIKTKMLDSNGRKAYCNLTAEEQNFIDLQRATNEIALFDTKNKTVIYGIDSLLKVIGNSMPWVEKIGNLKPVKFGLKKLYSFISYNRKVIIPSKEDRSQTLQCVPDFNYKYRTFYMLFATLISSLVLFNFSKMIGFIPESSFVRECAIVLGQIGFQALFISKLKFEKQINYFGNLMTVSLMGSLILIPVFIINLFFVLPEIALFAWFGLTVIYMLYEHIRRVGILELPNYLSATWVLYRVFILIIILYI; this is translated from the coding sequence ATGAAAACATTACAAAACCAAACCCTACTCTACGACAAAGATTGTCCATTGTGCAATGTTTACACAAGTGGATTTATAAAAACCAAAATGCTAGACAGCAACGGTCGTAAAGCCTATTGTAATTTAACTGCTGAAGAACAAAATTTTATAGACCTGCAAAGAGCAACAAATGAAATTGCACTTTTTGACACCAAAAACAAAACTGTTATTTATGGCATTGATAGCTTACTTAAAGTCATCGGAAACTCAATGCCTTGGGTAGAAAAAATCGGTAATTTAAAACCTGTAAAATTCGGACTTAAAAAATTATACTCCTTTATTTCTTACAACCGAAAAGTCATAATTCCGAGCAAGGAAGACAGAAGTCAAACGCTTCAATGTGTTCCGGATTTTAATTATAAATACAGAACTTTTTATATGCTGTTTGCAACGTTAATCTCAAGTCTCGTTCTATTCAACTTCAGCAAAATGATTGGTTTTATACCAGAATCTAGTTTTGTGAGAGAATGTGCGATCGTCTTAGGACAAATTGGATTTCAAGCTTTATTTATTTCAAAACTAAAATTTGAAAAACAAATTAACTATTTCGGAAATCTCATGACGGTTTCGTTAATGGGAAGTCTGATTTTAATTCCTGTTTTCATAATAAATTTATTCTTTGTATTACCAGAAATAGCATTATTCGCATGGTTCGGTCTAACCGTCATATATATGTTATACGAACACATTAGACGTGTTGGAATTTTGGAATTACCTAACTATTTATCGGCAACTTGGGTTCTATATCGCGTTTTTATATTAATTATTATTCTTTATATATAA
- a CDS encoding TIGR01777 family oxidoreductase yields the protein MKTIIIAGGTGFLGQVLKSYFSEKGYNIKILTRKPSKPNHIYWNAKELDHWTTSLEGADVLINLTGKSVDCRYTEANKKLIYDSRIDSTHILGLAMNLCENPPKVWFNSSTAAIYRHSTDKEMTEEHGEIGNDFSMNIAKSWEKAFYSITNPKTRKIALRTSIVMGSYGGATQPLKNLVRLGLGGKQASGNQKVSWIHEQDFARAIEFLIQHENLKGSFNLTVPKPTDNRNLMKNFRKVMHVPFGIPQPKWLLKLGAKLLGTEPELVLKSRNVIPQRLMENGFLFLYTDIKIALENLLKK from the coding sequence ATGAAAACCATAATCATAGCTGGTGGAACTGGGTTTTTAGGTCAGGTTTTAAAATCTTATTTTTCTGAAAAGGGATACAACATTAAAATTTTAACCCGAAAACCCTCAAAACCAAATCATATCTATTGGAACGCAAAAGAATTAGACCATTGGACTACATCTTTGGAAGGTGCGGATGTTTTAATCAACCTCACAGGAAAATCTGTAGATTGTAGATATACAGAAGCCAATAAAAAACTGATATACGATTCTCGAATAGATTCTACACACATTTTAGGTTTGGCAATGAATCTATGCGAAAACCCACCGAAAGTATGGTTCAATTCTTCTACTGCTGCCATCTACAGACATTCAACAGATAAAGAAATGACCGAAGAACACGGTGAGATTGGCAATGATTTTTCTATGAATATTGCTAAATCATGGGAAAAAGCGTTCTATTCCATAACCAATCCCAAAACTAGAAAAATAGCTTTAAGAACGTCCATTGTAATGGGCTCATATGGCGGTGCAACGCAACCTTTGAAAAATCTTGTTAGACTTGGTTTAGGTGGAAAACAAGCTTCTGGAAATCAAAAAGTAAGTTGGATTCATGAACAAGATTTTGCAAGAGCTATAGAGTTTCTTATTCAACATGAAAATCTAAAAGGAAGTTTCAATCTCACTGTACCCAAACCAACAGACAATAGAAACTTGATGAAAAATTTCAGGAAAGTTATGCATGTCCCATTCGGAATTCCACAACCAAAATGGCTTCTAAAACTCGGGGCAAAACTTCTGGGCACAGAACCCGAATTGGTATTAAAAAGCAGAAATGTCATACCTCAACGGTTAATGGAGAACGGTTTCTTATTTTTATACACAGATATTAAAATTGCTTTAGAAAATCTATTAAAAAAATAA
- a CDS encoding YqjF family protein, giving the protein MTFLKAYWKNLILINYEIDPNILKPFVPKGTELDSFNGKYYVSVVGFMFMDTKVLGLKLPFHINFEEVNLRFYVQHKGKRGVVFIKEIVPKALITLVANSIYHEHYQTCKMKHSWMDHKNYNAFQYQWKSDQKWQSISVKTEKDFSNILDNSEEQFITEHYFGYTKYHNNTYEYEVVHPTWRQLKVVDFNVDMNFEENYGKRFKSLQTLEPTSVILAEGSEVSVKNKRTIH; this is encoded by the coding sequence ATGACATTTTTAAAAGCCTATTGGAAAAACCTCATTCTCATTAATTACGAGATTGACCCGAACATCCTAAAACCATTTGTACCAAAAGGAACAGAACTCGATAGTTTTAATGGCAAATATTATGTTAGTGTCGTTGGATTTATGTTTATGGATACTAAAGTATTAGGTCTAAAACTTCCGTTCCATATCAACTTTGAAGAAGTGAATCTTCGATTTTATGTTCAACATAAAGGCAAAAGAGGAGTTGTTTTTATTAAAGAAATCGTACCAAAAGCATTAATAACATTAGTGGCGAATTCAATTTACCACGAGCATTACCAGACCTGTAAAATGAAACATAGCTGGATGGACCATAAAAATTATAATGCGTTTCAATACCAATGGAAATCAGACCAAAAATGGCAATCTATTTCTGTTAAAACGGAAAAAGACTTTTCTAATATTTTGGATAATTCAGAAGAACAATTTATTACCGAACATTATTTTGGTTACACAAAATACCATAACAACACCTATGAATATGAGGTTGTCCATCCTACTTGGCGACAATTAAAAGTGGTTGATTTTAATGTGGACATGAATTTTGAAGAAAACTATGGTAAACGTTTTAAAAGTCTTCAAACGTTAGAACCTACTTCCGTTATTCTTGCCGAAGGCTCTGAAGTTTCTGTTAAAAATAAAAGAACCATTCATTAA
- a CDS encoding sigma-70 family RNA polymerase sigma factor has translation MPKHQIDPNNWVKLYSDYLFNYTITRVNDRVIAQDLISETFLAGLKSMKNFKGEASERTWLISILKRKIIDYYRKINSKKGKAEVRMGYINNEESEGDWMEERVADPFDKTAEDTLVNSELGDAIYDCLAKLPEKQADVFKMKTILGYDTETICNEMDITASNLWVIIHRARTALAECMEENWFK, from the coding sequence ATGCCTAAGCATCAAATAGACCCAAATAATTGGGTAAAGCTATATTCAGATTATCTCTTCAATTACACAATTACACGTGTAAATGATAGAGTTATTGCTCAGGATTTAATTTCTGAAACCTTTTTGGCTGGCTTAAAATCCATGAAAAATTTCAAAGGCGAAGCTAGTGAACGTACATGGTTGATTTCAATCTTAAAGCGAAAAATTATTGATTATTACCGAAAAATAAATTCTAAAAAAGGTAAGGCTGAAGTGCGCATGGGTTATATCAATAATGAAGAATCGGAAGGCGATTGGATGGAAGAACGCGTAGCTGACCCTTTTGACAAAACGGCTGAAGATACTTTAGTCAATTCTGAATTGGGTGATGCTATCTACGACTGTTTAGCAAAACTACCGGAAAAACAAGCTGATGTTTTCAAGATGAAAACAATTCTGGGTTACGATACCGAAACTATTTGTAATGAAATGGATATTACTGCGTCTAACCTATGGGTAATTATACATAGAGCTAGAACTGCATTGGCAGAATGCATGGAAGAAAATTGGTTCAAATAA